The Rhodospirillales bacterium genome includes the window ACGACCTGGATGTTGGCGATCGTCGCGCCCAGCGTGAACAGCATCAGCGGGATGGCGATGCCGCCCAGGAGCGACGTGGTGGCAAACACCCATTCGGGCACTGCGGCATCGGTCAGCAGCACGGCCAGCCCGGCCGCCACGGCGTACGGAAACGGGGTGCGCAACAGCGCGATGGGATTGGCGTTCCCGGACCAGATCAGGACGCCGAGCGTGAAGTGCAGCGTCGCGGTGACTGTGAAGAAGACGATCCCAAGCTCGAGACCCGCGGCGGCAAACGCGAAGAGACAGATGGAAATCCCGAGATTGCCGCTGTTCGGGAACATCATCGGCGCGAGAAACGTCCGCCGCGACAGGCCCGCGAGCGGCAGCGCAACCAGACCGATGATCATCGCGCCGAGGATCATGAAGATGGCTGCCAGCGCCACATCGATCGCCAGCGCGGCCGGCGACCCGAGTGTCGCCAGCGTCGTGAAGATCAGGCACGGTGCCCCGACCCGGCTGACAAGATCCGTGACTTGCCGCGTATCGAAATGGAACCCGCCCTTGACCCACAGGTATCCGAGCCCCGAAATCGCGAATACCGGTGCGAGGATGGGTAGGAGCGCCAGAACGATGGTGCCCAGGGAACCGATCACAGCAAATCCAGTCCAGTAGCCGCCGCCGGTCGGAATCCCGGAACTCCGGGAAACATGCAGAAGAGACCCGGTGATGACCCCAAGCCGTCGAGCCCGACCCATGCACCCTAGCGCCGGACGTCAGCAGTACTGCCGCGTCGACATGCAGGCAAGGGACGCAGCAACCCCGGACGCGGCGGCCAGACCTCGCCCGTTCCCCGACCGGCGGAACGCTATGCGGCCATGGCTGCAGAGGGGCGGCGACCACCCGACGCGCTCCCGTTCCCTCTCGACTGTCAAGGTCGGAAACGCGTGCCGGCGCGCGGACGGGCTGTCGCCAAGGGTTTCCCGCAGGGGCAGGGCGCGGCCGGTGTAGAGCAAAGCCGGTGTCGCGGCTAGCCGAAGCGGCTGGCCCTATTGCAATTCCGCATTCGGGCGGAGGCGCAGCCGGACGAGCCGCGCCCCGTCCTTTCGCAGGACCTGCACTGCGAAGCCGGGCACCTGCACCTCGGCTCCCTCTTCCGGAAGTTCCTCGGCCTCATCGATCACGAGACCAGCAATCGTCGGTGCTCCGTCCGTGGGTAGCTGCCAGTCGTAGCGCCGGTTCAGGTCGCGCACCGACGTGTCGCCCGGCACGATCACACTCTGGTCCGTCTCCGGCTGCGGGAGCGTCCGTACCGGATCGAATTCATCCGGAATGTCGCCGACGATGTCCTCGAGTATGTCTTTCAGGGTTACCAGGCCTTCCAATGCTCCGTATTCGTCGACCACGAGGGCCATGGGGGTCTGCCGGGCACGAAATGAGTCCAGCTGGTGAGCCAGCGTGGTGACGTCCGGCACGTACCATGGTTCATCCAGCACTTCGCGGATCTCGATGGATGTCGCCCCTCCCATCTCCTGAATCCGCATGAAGAGTTTGCGTGCGTGCAGGATGCCGATGATGTTCTCCCGTTCATCCTCCCAGACCGGGTACCGGGTGTACGGGTTCCTGAGGACCTCGGACGCGAGGACATCGGTCGGCTGAGAAGCGTCCAGCGTCAGCATCCGGACCCGCGGCACCATCACGCTTCGCACCGTCACGTGGTCGAGATCGAGCACGCTCCGCAGCATGTTGCGGTCGCGACGACGAACCCCCGCCGTTGCCGCGAGTTCAATCGCGCCGCGGAGTTCCTCCCGTGCCGTCCGGCCGGCCGATGCGGCACGACCCAGCCGACCGCCGAGCCGGAACACCGCCCCGACGACCATCGTCAACGGCGTCAGCAGCGTTACCAGCGGCGCCACCGGAATCGCCACCCAAGGGGCGATACGGTCGGCGTGGCGGATCGCGACAGTCTTCGGGAGGATTTCCGCGAATACCAAGACCAGCAACGTCATCACGACGGTCGCATACAGCACGCCGGCTCCGCCAAACCGCTCGATCAGGGCCCGGGTGGCCAAGGCAGACGCCAGAATGTTGACCAGGTTGTTGCCGAGCAGGATTGCGCTGATCATCTGTTCGCGGCGGTCGAGCAGGCGCTGCACCCTGAGCGCCCGTCGGTCACCGCGCGCGGCGTGGAGGTGTATCCAGGGACGCGATGCCGCCGTCAGGGCGGTTTCGGACCCAGAAAAGAACGCGGAAAGCAGCAGCAGGCCACCGATGGCGGCAAGGTCTATCGGAAGCGGGTTCAAGCGTCAGTCCTGAAGGTGAAAGCGGCGGTGCCGGTCAATTCTCTGCCTCCGCATGCAGAAAGGCGGCAATGTCGTCACGGCTGCAATCCGGCGCCACAAATGCGTCACCGATCGCCCTAGCCAGGACCAGCGGCATCTTGTCATCGCTTCGGATCTTCTTATCCGACTGCATCTGCCGGACCGCCGTGTCGGCCGACCAAGGCCGGCCCAGCGCTTGCCGCGGAGACGTGGGCAATCCCACCTCTGCCAGGTGCCGCGCAATCCGGTCCGCCGTTCCCGCGGCGGCGTGTCCGCGCCGCTCCGAATACCGGAAGGCAAGGACGCAGCCAACCGCCACCGCCTCGCCGTGGCGCAGGGTGCCATCCATCCCGGCTTCAGCCTCGAGCGCGTGCCCGAACGTGTGGCCCAGGTTGAGCAGGGCACGTCCGCTGTGCTCACGCTCGTCGTCCGCGACCACCTGCGCCTTGATCCGGCAGCAGCGCTCGACCGCGGTCGTGCGAAGGTCTTCGTCGCCGGCAAGCAGCGCCTGGCCGTGCCGTTCCAGCCAGCCAAACAGTTCGGCGTCGCCGAGCAGGCCGTACTTCACCACTTCCCCGTAGCCCGCGCGAAGCTCGCGGACGGGCAGCGTCCGCAGGGTCGCAATATCGGCGAGCACGAGGCGGGGCTGATGGAACACCCCCAGCAGGTTCTTCCCCGCCCGGGTGT containing:
- a CDS encoding AEC family transporter encodes the protein MIGSLGTIVLALLPILAPVFAISGLGYLWVKGGFHFDTRQVTDLVSRVGAPCLIFTTLATLGSPAALAIDVALAAIFMILGAMIIGLVALPLAGLSRRTFLAPMMFPNSGNLGISICLFAFAAAGLELGIVFFTVTATLHFTLGVLIWSGNANPIALLRTPFPYAVAAGLAVLLTDAAVPEWVFATTSLLGGIAIPLMLFTLGATIANIQVVWFGRIVRAVAMKYAIGLGLAFAITAGLGLEGVARGVVLIQGVLPTPVFAALFAQHYRRSPEEVASVVVITTIASLVLVPIMLTYLLLP
- a CDS encoding CNNM domain-containing protein — its product is MNPLPIDLAAIGGLLLLSAFFSGSETALTAASRPWIHLHAARGDRRALRVQRLLDRREQMISAILLGNNLVNILASALATRALIERFGGAGVLYATVVMTLLVLVFAEILPKTVAIRHADRIAPWVAIPVAPLVTLLTPLTMVVGAVFRLGGRLGRAASAGRTAREELRGAIELAATAGVRRRDRNMLRSVLDLDHVTVRSVMVPRVRMLTLDASQPTDVLASEVLRNPYTRYPVWEDERENIIGILHARKLFMRIQEMGGATSIEIREVLDEPWYVPDVTTLAHQLDSFRARQTPMALVVDEYGALEGLVTLKDILEDIVGDIPDEFDPVRTLPQPETDQSVIVPGDTSVRDLNRRYDWQLPTDGAPTIAGLVIDEAEELPEEGAEVQVPGFAVQVLRKDGARLVRLRLRPNAELQ
- the aroB gene encoding 3-dehydroquinate synthase, producing MNTPHLQVSVPLGDRAYQVAVGPGVLGAAGRLHRELDLGPALIVTEPEVAEHHASVVVDSLRDAGVPVRAVLEVPSGEPAKTHASFEHLVERMLAAEIRRDCSVYAVGGGCVGDLAGFAAGTVLRGVALVQAPTTLLAQVDSSVGGKTAINTRAGKNLLGVFHQPRLVLADIATLRTLPVRELRAGYGEVVKYGLLGDAELFGWLERHGQALLAGDEDLRTTAVERCCRIKAQVVADDEREHSGRALLNLGHTFGHALEAEAGMDGTLRHGEAVAVGCVLAFRYSERRGHAAAGTADRIARHLAEVGLPTSPRQALGRPWSADTAVRQMQSDKKIRSDDKMPLVLARAIGDAFVAPDCSRDDIAAFLHAEAEN